One genomic segment of Nonomuraea coxensis DSM 45129 includes these proteins:
- a CDS encoding NUDIX hydrolase has translation MPLPAELATRARDLIAGRIEPVTPRDAATVVILRDGPGGPQTYLLRRKATMAFAAGAYVFPGGSVDVRDTDQAVAWAGPSPAEWGAAFRADEQLARGLVCAAVRETFEESGVLLAGPDAASVVADTTGDDWEADRLALIGHDLAFADFLARRGLVLRSDLLKPWAHWITPEIERRRFDTRFFVAVLPEGQRTRDVGGEADKVAWTRPAQAVERARQGEIFLMPPTHRTLSELSAYGSVAEVLAAPRDIVTILPRAVEVEGEMRLVTT, from the coding sequence ATGCCGCTTCCAGCCGAGCTCGCCACGCGGGCCAGGGATCTCATCGCCGGGAGGATCGAGCCGGTGACCCCGCGGGACGCCGCCACGGTGGTGATCCTGCGGGACGGCCCCGGCGGGCCGCAGACCTACCTGCTCAGGCGCAAGGCCACCATGGCCTTCGCGGCCGGCGCGTACGTCTTCCCCGGCGGGTCCGTGGACGTCCGCGACACCGACCAGGCCGTGGCGTGGGCCGGCCCGTCGCCCGCCGAGTGGGGCGCGGCCTTCCGCGCCGACGAGCAGCTCGCCCGGGGCCTGGTGTGCGCGGCCGTGCGCGAGACGTTCGAGGAGTCGGGGGTGCTGCTGGCCGGCCCCGACGCCGCCTCCGTGGTGGCCGACACCACCGGCGACGACTGGGAGGCCGACCGGCTGGCGCTGATCGGCCACGACCTCGCCTTCGCCGACTTCCTGGCGAGGAGAGGGCTGGTGCTCCGCTCCGACCTGCTCAAGCCGTGGGCCCACTGGATCACGCCGGAGATCGAGCGGCGCCGCTTCGACACCCGCTTCTTCGTGGCCGTGCTGCCCGAGGGCCAGCGCACCCGCGACGTGGGCGGCGAGGCCGACAAGGTGGCCTGGACGCGGCCCGCGCAGGCCGTCGAGCGGGCGCGTCAGGGGGAGATCTTCCTCATGCCGCCGACCCACCGCACGCTGAGCGAGCTGTCGGCGTACGGGAGCGTGGCCGAGGTGCTGGCCGCCCCCCGCGACATCGTGACCATCCTGCCGAGGGCCGTGGAGGTCGAGGGCGAGATGCGGCTGGTGACCACGTGA
- a CDS encoding RidA family protein yields the protein MTPEQKLTELGLTLPEVVKPVAAYVPAVRTGNLVYTSGQVPIVEGKPAATGKLGAEVSLEQGYEMARICALNGLAALKAEVGDLSKIVRIVKVVVFVASDPSFTDQPKVGNGASELLGEVLGEAGKHARSAVGVAALPLNVPVEVELIAEVA from the coding sequence ATGACGCCGGAGCAGAAGCTGACGGAGCTGGGGCTGACGCTGCCCGAGGTCGTCAAGCCGGTGGCGGCGTACGTGCCGGCGGTGCGTACGGGCAACCTCGTCTACACCTCCGGCCAGGTGCCGATCGTCGAGGGCAAGCCGGCGGCGACCGGCAAGCTGGGCGCCGAGGTCAGCCTGGAGCAGGGCTACGAGATGGCCCGCATCTGCGCGCTCAACGGCCTCGCCGCGCTGAAGGCCGAGGTGGGCGACCTGTCGAAGATCGTCAGGATCGTCAAGGTCGTCGTGTTCGTGGCGAGCGACCCGTCGTTCACCGACCAGCCCAAGGTCGGCAACGGCGCCAGCGAGCTGCTGGGCGAGGTGCTGGGCGAGGCGGGCAAGCACGCGCGCAGCGCGGTGGGCGTGGCCGCCCTCCCGCTGAACGTCCCGGTCGAGGTGGAGCTGATCGCTGAAGTCGCCTGA
- a CDS encoding MarP family serine protease — translation MRGDLLDLILIGLVIAFGISGYRQGFIIGAMSFVGFVGGAVLGVFIAPPVSRAVVDGDTPQALLAIVIVFLSATIGQFASSTIGAVVRSHVTWEPAKVADAVGGTFASALSVLVIAWLIGSLIVSTSFTPLVDQVKNSALLTTVDDAIPQTARNWQAPFKRFIDRSEFPPVFDDIGAGQLFDVPPPDQSVLQGNRLARARRAIVKVQGDAQSCNKHIEGTGFVYAPGRIMTNAHVVAGVTRDLEIVDHENVRHRATVVRYNPRRDIAILYVPGLDLPQLTFDGEGGRGDNAIIAGFPKGKGFTAEPARIGGKLDAEGPDIYRDTTVTRKVYQIRGIVLPGNSGGPLLTVDGRVFGVIFAAAVNEQETGYVLTADEVASDASLGRTDTSPASTQKCD, via the coding sequence GTGCGCGGTGATCTGCTTGACCTCATCCTGATCGGCCTCGTGATCGCCTTCGGCATCTCGGGTTACCGCCAGGGTTTCATCATCGGGGCGATGAGCTTCGTGGGGTTCGTCGGCGGCGCCGTGCTCGGGGTCTTCATCGCGCCCCCCGTCTCCCGGGCCGTGGTCGACGGCGACACGCCGCAGGCGCTGCTGGCCATCGTGATCGTGTTCCTGTCCGCGACGATCGGGCAGTTCGCCTCCTCGACGATCGGCGCGGTCGTGCGCAGCCACGTCACGTGGGAGCCGGCGAAGGTGGCCGACGCGGTCGGCGGCACGTTCGCCAGCGCCCTGTCGGTGCTGGTCATCGCCTGGCTGATCGGGTCGCTGATCGTCTCCACGTCGTTCACGCCGCTGGTCGACCAGGTCAAGAACTCCGCGCTGCTCACCACCGTCGACGACGCGATCCCGCAGACGGCGCGCAACTGGCAGGCGCCGTTCAAGAGGTTCATCGACCGCTCGGAGTTCCCGCCGGTCTTCGACGACATCGGCGCGGGCCAGCTCTTCGACGTGCCGCCGCCCGACCAGAGTGTGCTGCAGGGCAACCGGCTCGCCCGCGCCCGCCGCGCCATCGTCAAGGTGCAGGGCGACGCGCAGAGCTGCAACAAGCACATCGAGGGCACCGGCTTCGTCTACGCCCCCGGCCGCATCATGACCAACGCGCACGTCGTCGCCGGCGTCACCCGCGACCTGGAGATCGTCGACCACGAGAACGTCCGCCACCGGGCCACGGTCGTGCGCTACAACCCGCGCCGCGACATCGCGATCCTCTACGTCCCCGGCCTCGACCTGCCCCAGCTCACCTTCGACGGCGAGGGCGGCCGCGGCGACAACGCGATCATCGCCGGGTTCCCCAAGGGCAAGGGCTTCACCGCCGAGCCCGCCCGCATCGGCGGCAAGCTCGACGCCGAGGGCCCCGACATCTACCGCGACACGACGGTGACCCGCAAGGTCTACCAGATCCGCGGCATCGTGCTCCCCGGCAACTCGGGCGGCCCGCTGCTGACCGTGGACGGCCGCGTGTTCGGCGTGATCTTCGCGGCAGCCGTCAACGAGCAGGAGACCGGCTACGTCCTGACGGCCGACGAGGTCGCCTCCGACGCCTCGCTCGGCCGCACCGACACCTCGCCGGCCAGCACCCAGAAGTGCGACTGA
- the nth gene encoding endonuclease III: MATKAAGRKPETQLALVRRARRMNRVLAETYPDAHCELDFRNPLELLVATILSAQCTDKRVNMVTPVLFAKYPTVEDYAAADRSEMEDIIRSTGFFRAKTNSIIGMAQAVCERYGGEVPGRLKDLVTLPGVGRKTANVVLGNAFDVPGLTVDTHFQRLVRRFGWTEETDPVKIEHVVGELLPRREWTIFSHRVIWHGRRICHARRPACGVCPLAALCPSYGTGPTSEAEARKLVRSGPFS, from the coding sequence ATGGCGACGAAAGCGGCGGGGCGCAAGCCGGAGACCCAGCTCGCACTCGTGCGGCGGGCGCGCAGGATGAACCGCGTCCTGGCGGAGACCTACCCGGACGCCCACTGCGAGCTCGACTTCCGCAACCCCCTGGAGCTGCTGGTCGCCACCATCCTGTCCGCGCAGTGCACGGACAAGCGGGTCAACATGGTGACCCCCGTCCTCTTCGCGAAATATCCCACGGTCGAGGACTACGCCGCCGCCGACCGGTCGGAGATGGAGGACATCATCCGCTCGACCGGATTCTTCCGCGCCAAGACCAACAGCATCATCGGCATGGCCCAGGCCGTGTGCGAACGCTACGGCGGCGAGGTGCCCGGCAGGCTCAAGGACCTGGTGACCCTGCCGGGCGTCGGCCGCAAGACCGCCAACGTGGTGCTCGGCAACGCCTTCGACGTCCCGGGGCTCACCGTCGACACCCACTTCCAGCGCCTGGTGCGGCGGTTCGGCTGGACCGAGGAGACCGACCCCGTCAAGATCGAGCACGTGGTGGGCGAGCTGCTGCCGCGCCGCGAGTGGACGATCTTCTCGCACCGGGTCATCTGGCACGGCCGGCGCATCTGCCACGCCCGGCGCCCCGCCTGCGGCGTCTGCCCGCTCGCCGCGCTCTGCCCGTCGTACGGCACGGGGCCGACGTCCGAGGCCGAGGCGCGCAAGCTCGTCAGGTCCGGCCCCTTCTCCTGA
- a CDS encoding MBL fold metallo-hydrolase gives MSGLHIPLDTPDGTRTEHAVNILAPNPGVMTLEGTNTWVIGAGEETIVVDPGPDDAGHLERVRAHLDGRRVTEILLTHGHFDHSGGARTFAALVGAPVRALDPRHRLGGEGLADGDVVTVGGLEVHVHGTPGHSFDSLCFWLPQDRAMLTGDTVLGRGTTIIARDGGLADYLRSLDRLREAAERLEARALLPGHGPVLADPIAALDGYLAHRRERLDQIRAARAQGARTPREIVRVVYAGVDRSLWPAAEMSVRAQLDYLERL, from the coding sequence GTGAGCGGACTCCACATCCCGCTCGACACCCCCGACGGCACCCGCACCGAGCACGCCGTCAACATCCTCGCCCCCAACCCCGGCGTCATGACGCTCGAAGGCACCAACACGTGGGTGATCGGCGCCGGCGAGGAGACGATCGTCGTCGACCCCGGCCCCGACGACGCCGGGCACCTCGAACGGGTGCGCGCCCACCTCGACGGCCGCCGTGTCACCGAGATCCTGCTGACCCACGGCCACTTCGACCACAGCGGCGGCGCCCGCACCTTCGCCGCGCTGGTGGGCGCCCCCGTACGCGCCCTCGACCCGCGCCACCGGCTCGGCGGCGAGGGGCTCGCCGACGGCGACGTGGTCACGGTCGGCGGCCTGGAGGTGCACGTCCACGGCACGCCGGGGCACTCGTTCGACTCGCTGTGCTTCTGGCTGCCGCAGGACCGCGCGATGCTGACCGGCGACACCGTGCTCGGCCGCGGCACCACGATCATCGCCCGCGACGGCGGCCTCGCCGACTACCTGCGCAGCCTCGACCGGCTGAGGGAGGCGGCCGAGCGCCTGGAGGCGAGGGCGCTGCTGCCGGGGCACGGCCCGGTGCTGGCCGACCCCATCGCGGCGCTCGACGGCTATCTCGCGCACCGGCGCGAGCGGCTGGACCAGATCAGGGCGGCGCGGGCGCAGGGGGCGCGCACCCCGCGTGAGATCGTCCGCGTCGTCTACGCCGGCGTGGACCGTTCGCTCTGGCCCGCCGCCGAGATGTCGGTGCGGGCCCAGCTCGACTATCTGGAGCGGTTGTAG
- a CDS encoding Crp/Fnr family transcriptional regulator, with amino-acid sequence MNTDDVLGKAPLFAALDRESAAALRTSITEVQLSKGQTLFHENETGDRLYVVLEGKIKLSRTSPDGRENLLSVLGPSEMFGELSLFDPRPRTATATALTEVRLAGLGHDDLRPWLTGRPEVALHLLRALAQRLRRTNDVLADLVFTDVPGRVAKQLLDLAERFGTKTEDGLRVHHDLTQEELAQLVGASRETVNKALADFAQRGWLRIEAKAVVILDTDRLYNRSR; translated from the coding sequence GTGAACACCGACGATGTGCTGGGCAAGGCCCCCCTGTTCGCCGCGCTCGATCGCGAGAGCGCCGCGGCGCTGCGGACGAGCATCACCGAGGTCCAGCTCTCCAAGGGGCAGACGCTCTTCCACGAGAACGAGACGGGCGACCGCCTTTACGTCGTGCTCGAAGGCAAGATCAAGCTCTCCCGCACGTCCCCGGACGGCCGGGAGAACCTGCTGAGCGTGCTGGGGCCGAGCGAGATGTTCGGCGAGCTGTCGCTGTTCGACCCGCGGCCGCGCACGGCCACGGCGACGGCGCTGACCGAGGTGCGGCTGGCGGGCCTCGGTCACGACGACCTGCGTCCCTGGCTCACCGGCCGTCCCGAGGTGGCCCTGCACCTGCTGCGCGCGCTCGCGCAACGGCTGCGCCGCACCAACGACGTGCTGGCCGACCTGGTCTTCACCGACGTGCCCGGCCGGGTGGCCAAGCAGCTCCTCGACCTCGCCGAACGGTTCGGCACCAAGACCGAGGACGGCCTGCGGGTCCACCACGACCTCACCCAGGAGGAGCTGGCCCAGCTCGTCGGCGCCTCCCGCGAGACGGTCAACAAGGCGCTGGCCGACTTCGCCCAGCGCGGCTGGCTGCGCATCGAGGCCAAGGCCGTGGTGATCCTCGACACCGACCGCCTCTACAACCGCTCCAGATAG
- a CDS encoding DUF309 domain-containing protein, which produces MRDRDPEGRPRNARPRDAYGRPLPYGSPGVPRVPDDYAPTAGQALADGRRFLAEGMPFHAHEVFEGRWKCAPEEERELWQGLAQICVGLTHLQRGNGRGALTLFARGAARVQASGGAYDAVGKAASGLGQDSDPGEAIALILAKLPR; this is translated from the coding sequence ATGAGAGACCGCGACCCCGAGGGCCGGCCGCGCAACGCCCGGCCCCGCGACGCCTACGGCAGGCCGCTCCCCTACGGCTCGCCCGGCGTGCCGAGGGTTCCCGACGACTACGCGCCCACCGCCGGGCAGGCCCTCGCCGACGGGCGGCGGTTCCTGGCGGAGGGGATGCCGTTCCACGCCCACGAGGTGTTCGAGGGCCGGTGGAAGTGCGCCCCTGAGGAGGAGCGCGAGCTGTGGCAGGGGCTGGCGCAGATCTGCGTCGGGCTCACGCACCTGCAGCGCGGCAACGGGCGCGGGGCGCTGACGTTGTTCGCGCGGGGCGCGGCCAGGGTGCAGGCGTCCGGCGGCGCGTACGACGCCGTCGGCAAGGCCGCCTCCGGCCTGGGCCAGGACAGCGACCCCGGCGAGGCGATCGCCCTGATCCTCGCGAAGCTGCCGCGCTGA
- a CDS encoding phage holin family protein: MPQTPEEESLGSLVAQASSQISTLVRSEIELAKAEFRFDAKRVGMAGGLFAAAAFMAHLCLILASFTIAFVLAQWLPTWAAFLIVTVFYLLVAGLLVFVGVRRLKGLAGMKRTAASLRGLKEIATPEDEAATLPATAPDGRPAARDREPVARDAT, encoded by the coding sequence ATGCCGCAGACTCCCGAGGAAGAATCCCTGGGCTCCCTGGTCGCCCAGGCGAGCAGTCAGATCTCGACCCTGGTCCGCTCGGAGATCGAGCTGGCCAAGGCCGAGTTCAGGTTCGACGCCAAGCGGGTGGGCATGGCGGGCGGCCTGTTCGCCGCCGCGGCGTTCATGGCGCACCTGTGCCTGATCCTCGCCTCGTTCACGATCGCCTTCGTGCTGGCCCAATGGCTGCCCACCTGGGCGGCCTTCCTCATCGTGACCGTGTTCTACCTGCTGGTCGCGGGTCTGCTGGTGTTCGTCGGGGTGCGGCGACTGAAGGGCCTGGCCGGGATGAAGCGCACCGCCGCGTCGCTCAGGGGCCTCAAGGAGATCGCCACCCCCGAGGACGAGGCGGCGACGCTTCCCGCGACGGCCCCCGACGGCCGGCCGGCGGCCCGAGATCGGGAGCCGGTGGCCCGAGATGCGACCTGA
- a CDS encoding NUDIX hydrolase, translating to MTQVPHWLIHLADQSQRLSVPRYLRPPDGRGRLAAVLMLFGEGPHGPDVLLIQRSTRGRRHPGQPAFPGGGVDPEDGGPVEAALREAEEETGADPRGVHVLGTLPELYLHHSDNRVTPVVAWWREPSAVHAASPDEVDSVERVPIAELVDPANRFMLRLPTGNAGPAFQVRGMLVWGFTAMVLDRTLGAGGLDRPWDTSRVTEMPLEALVRAGRGG from the coding sequence GTGACCCAAGTCCCCCATTGGCTGATCCACCTGGCGGACCAGTCCCAGCGGCTCAGCGTCCCCCGATACCTGCGGCCGCCCGACGGGCGCGGCCGGCTCGCGGCGGTGCTCATGCTGTTCGGCGAGGGCCCGCACGGTCCCGACGTGCTGCTCATCCAGCGCAGCACGCGCGGGCGCAGGCACCCCGGGCAGCCCGCGTTCCCCGGCGGCGGCGTCGACCCCGAGGACGGCGGCCCCGTCGAGGCGGCGCTGCGCGAGGCCGAGGAGGAGACCGGCGCCGACCCGCGCGGGGTGCACGTGCTCGGCACCCTGCCCGAGCTCTACCTGCACCACAGCGACAACCGGGTCACGCCCGTCGTCGCCTGGTGGCGGGAGCCGTCGGCGGTGCACGCGGCCTCACCCGACGAGGTCGACTCGGTCGAGCGGGTGCCGATCGCCGAGCTGGTCGACCCGGCCAACCGGTTCATGCTGCGGCTGCCCACCGGCAACGCGGGGCCGGCGTTCCAGGTGCGGGGCATGCTCGTGTGGGGCTTCACCGCGATGGTGCTCGACCGCACGCTCGGCGCGGGCGGGCTCGACCGGCCGTGGGACACCTCGCGGGTGACGGAGATGCCGCTGGAGGCCCTGGTCCGCGCCGGGCGCGGCGGCTAA
- a CDS encoding HEAT repeat domain-containing protein, giving the protein MPQAEGTVRDLIEAALRDGDPDGPLRWHVISVLRQRGDLESFIEARRLCAAETVTERLLGVDIMGMLRPFADRTLPVLRYLAASENDVMVLYSVLIAFGHLADPRSLPSVIELAAHRDPRVRYGAAYALQHVLGDPPDPSGLAALRTLAADSDADVAGWASLGVALWSGR; this is encoded by the coding sequence ATGCCGCAGGCTGAGGGAACAGTTCGCGATCTCATCGAGGCCGCCCTGCGTGACGGCGATCCCGACGGCCCGCTGCGCTGGCACGTGATCTCCGTGCTGCGCCAGCGCGGCGACCTGGAGTCGTTCATCGAGGCCCGCCGGCTGTGCGCCGCGGAGACCGTCACCGAGCGGCTGCTCGGGGTGGACATCATGGGGATGCTGCGGCCGTTCGCCGACCGTACTCTGCCGGTGCTGCGCTATCTCGCGGCCAGCGAGAACGACGTCATGGTGCTCTATTCGGTGCTGATCGCGTTCGGGCACCTCGCGGACCCGCGCTCGCTGCCGTCCGTGATCGAGCTGGCCGCGCACCGGGACCCCAGGGTGCGGTACGGGGCCGCGTACGCGCTGCAGCACGTGCTCGGCGACCCGCCGGACCCGTCCGGCCTGGCCGCGCTGCGGACGCTGGCCGCCGACAGCGACGCCGACGTGGCCGGATGGGCCTCGCTCGGCGTCGCCCTGTGGTCGGGCCGTTAG
- a CDS encoding ArsA-related P-loop ATPase: MDSPHTDWADVRLHVVTGKGGTGKTTVAAALALALASGGKKVLLVEVEGRQGIAQIFDLPPLPYEERRIAVAPSGGDVYALAIDPEDAMLEYLEMFYGMRRAGRALSKMGVVDFATTIAPGFRDVLVTGKTTEAVRRRNRNGRRVYDAVVLDAPPTGRITRFLNVTQEVAGLARMGPIKNHSDLVSSVVKSPETAVHFVTVLEEMPVQETLDGVAEVRSAGLPPGGIFVNMVRESQLPQSALDQAATGRFDPGELVLGLKAAGLADGAEATALAEALAEEVVEHAHRTELERAERESLAEAGLPSFELPLLADGVDLAGLYELAETIRTQGAA, translated from the coding sequence GTGGATTCTCCGCACACCGATTGGGCGGACGTGCGGCTGCACGTCGTCACCGGCAAGGGCGGCACGGGCAAGACGACCGTCGCCGCCGCCCTCGCGCTCGCCCTCGCCTCTGGCGGCAAGAAGGTGCTGCTCGTCGAGGTGGAGGGCAGGCAGGGCATCGCACAGATCTTCGACCTGCCGCCGCTGCCGTACGAGGAGCGCCGCATCGCGGTCGCGCCCTCCGGCGGCGACGTGTACGCGCTGGCGATCGACCCCGAAGACGCCATGCTCGAATACCTGGAGATGTTCTACGGCATGCGCCGGGCCGGCCGGGCGCTCAGCAAGATGGGCGTCGTCGACTTCGCGACCACCATCGCCCCCGGCTTCCGCGACGTGCTGGTCACCGGCAAGACCACCGAGGCCGTACGCAGGCGCAACCGCAACGGCCGCCGGGTCTACGACGCCGTCGTGCTCGACGCGCCGCCCACCGGCCGCATCACCCGCTTCCTCAACGTCACCCAGGAGGTCGCCGGGCTCGCCAGGATGGGGCCGATCAAGAACCACTCCGACCTGGTCAGCAGCGTCGTGAAGAGCCCGGAGACCGCCGTGCACTTCGTGACCGTGCTGGAGGAGATGCCGGTCCAGGAGACCCTGGACGGCGTCGCCGAGGTGCGCTCCGCGGGCCTGCCGCCGGGCGGGATCTTCGTCAACATGGTGCGCGAGTCCCAGCTCCCGCAGTCCGCGCTCGACCAGGCCGCGACGGGCCGCTTCGACCCCGGCGAGCTCGTGCTCGGGCTGAAGGCGGCCGGCCTGGCCGACGGCGCGGAGGCCACGGCGCTCGCCGAGGCCCTCGCCGAGGAGGTCGTCGAGCACGCCCACCGCACCGAGCTGGAGCGCGCCGAGCGCGAGTCGCTGGCCGAGGCCGGGCTGCCGAGCTTCGAGCTGCCGCTCCTCGCCGACGGCGTCGACCTGGCCGGCCTGTACGAGCTGGCCGAGACCATCCGCACCCAGGGAGCAGCGTGA
- a CDS encoding alpha/beta fold hydrolase, whose product MRPDESVVQIEGPWTHRAVHAGGTRFHVVEAGDGPLVLLLHGFPQFWWTWRHQLVSLPKAGYRAVAADLRGYGGSDKPPRGYDLPTLAADAAGLIRALGETGAIVVGHDWGGLLAWTMAVLDPKCVHRLVAVSAPHPLRLRNALLTDPMGQLRASRQALGFQVPLLPEHRLTRKDGALVGRFLRDWAGPGWPEAEEARVYREAFGIPAVAHCALEYHRWFGRSQLRPDGRRFARAMRAEVEAPTLHLHGALDPRVLPRTAQGSSRYVAAPYRWRLFEGAGHFPHEEIPGTFDTELLSWLADPEPDR is encoded by the coding sequence ATGCGACCTGACGAGTCGGTCGTCCAGATCGAGGGCCCCTGGACGCACCGGGCGGTGCACGCGGGCGGCACCCGCTTCCACGTCGTGGAGGCCGGCGACGGCCCGCTGGTCCTGCTGCTGCACGGGTTCCCGCAGTTCTGGTGGACCTGGCGGCACCAGCTCGTCTCGCTGCCGAAGGCGGGCTACCGGGCGGTCGCGGCCGACCTGCGCGGCTACGGCGGCAGCGACAAGCCGCCGCGCGGCTACGACCTGCCCACGCTGGCCGCCGACGCGGCCGGGCTGATCCGCGCGCTGGGCGAGACCGGGGCGATCGTCGTCGGGCACGACTGGGGCGGGCTGCTGGCCTGGACGATGGCCGTGCTCGACCCCAAGTGCGTGCACCGGCTGGTCGCGGTGTCCGCCCCTCACCCGCTGCGGCTGCGCAACGCGCTGCTCACCGACCCGATGGGGCAGCTCAGGGCCAGCAGGCAGGCGCTCGGCTTCCAGGTGCCGCTGCTGCCCGAGCACCGGCTCACCCGCAAGGACGGCGCGCTGGTCGGCCGGTTCCTGCGCGACTGGGCGGGGCCTGGCTGGCCGGAGGCCGAGGAGGCGCGGGTCTACCGCGAGGCGTTCGGCATCCCGGCCGTCGCGCACTGCGCGCTGGAGTACCACCGCTGGTTCGGCCGCTCCCAGCTGCGGCCCGACGGGCGGCGCTTCGCGCGCGCCATGCGCGCGGAGGTCGAGGCGCCCACCCTGCACCTGCACGGGGCGCTCGACCCGCGCGTGCTGCCCCGTACGGCCCAGGGATCGAGCCGGTACGTCGCCGCCCCCTACCGATGGCGGCTGTTCGAGGGCGCCGGCCACTTCCCGCACGAGGAGATCCCGGGCACGTTCGACACCGAGCTGCTCAGCTGGCTGGCCGACCCCGAACCCGACCGATGA